The proteins below come from a single Cannabis sativa cultivar Pink pepper isolate KNU-18-1 chromosome 3, ASM2916894v1, whole genome shotgun sequence genomic window:
- the LOC115710625 gene encoding protein SMALL AUXIN UP-REGULATED RNA 10, producing the protein MKGKFVKICMNKMKKNMGSTSTSINTKVSPCLGCEYCCQWSLWPFIQNNDEKYSNQHKNHHQIPKDVPKGHMVVYVGKEYYKRFVVKISLLNHPLFKALLDQARDEFDYNAGDSKLCIPCDESLFIDVVRCASCPDANADRSKIWLCCLSS; encoded by the coding sequence ATGAAGGGAAAGTTTGTGAAAATATGCATGAACAAGATGAAGAAAAATATGGGAAGTACTAGTACTAGTATTAATACTAAAGTGAGTCCTTGTCTAGGCTGCGAATACTGTTGCCAATGGAGTTTGTGGCCTTTCATTCAAAACAATGATGAAAAGTACTCAAATCAACATAAAAATCATCATCAAATTCCAAAGGATGTTCCAAAGGGTCACATGGTGGTTTACGTAGGAAAAGAGTACTACAAGAGGTTTGTCGTAAAAATAAGCTTGCTTAATCACCCTCTATTCAAGGCATTGCTTGATCAAGCTCGAGATGAGTTTGACTACAACGCCGGCGACTCCAAGCTCTGCATACCTTGCGATGAGAGCCTCTTCATCGACGTGGTTCGCTGTGCGAGCTGTCCTGATGCCAATGCAGACAGATCAAAGATTTGGCTTTGTTGTCTCTCATCGTGA